A genomic segment from Nicotiana sylvestris chromosome 1, ASM39365v2, whole genome shotgun sequence encodes:
- the LOC138875219 gene encoding uncharacterized protein: protein MFRDAHLWVKGCDECQRTGNISRRHEMPMNPIQEVEVFDVWGIDFMGPFVSSFGNKYVLFDVDYVSKWVEAATLPANDARVVIGFVKKNIFTRFGIPRAIISDGDTHFCNRAFEKLLAKYDVRHKVATPYHPQTSGQVEMSNREIKSVTNQGGECRTN, encoded by the coding sequence ATGTTTAGAGATGCACACCTATGGGTGAAGGGCTGCGACGAATGTCAGCGAACAGGGAACATTTCCCGTCGCcacgagatgcccatgaacccgattcaggaggtagaggtgtttgatgtttgggggattgacttcatgggccccttcgtCAGCTCATTTGGCAATAAATACGTACTTTTTGATGTGGATTACgtgtctaaatgggtggaagctgcaaCGTTGCCCGCTAATGATGCAAGAGTTGTGATAGGTTTTGTGAaaaagaatatattcacccgatttgggataccaagagCGATCATCAGTGATGGAGACACTCACTTCTGTAACAGAGCCTTTGAGaaattgcttgcaaagtatgatgtacgccacaaggtggctacccctTACCATCCACAAACCAGTGGGCAGGTTGAAATGTCCAACAGGGAGATAAAAAGTGTAACTAACCAAGGCGGTGAATGCCGCACGAACTGA